GTCCGACGAAGAGGAGGTGGGGGAGGTTTCTCTCCTCTACGAACCTCTTCAGCCTAGATACTATCTCAGACTGATTCACCATCTCGTCTAGGCTCTGTGGTCGATACTTCTCCGCCCACATGGCACCACTCATCCCCATTATCCTCCGATAAAGTGCTGCTTAAGGAGGCTATTAAAATACCGTTTTGATGAAATGTTCAATAGTTTAAGATGGTGGGTATTTTTAATCACTCTATCTTGATGCCCAGGTCTCTCTTTTTTATCATCCTACCAATCTTTATCAATAGAACCGTTATCTCCTCCACAATGTGGGCGTTCTCCAGTCCACCTCCATCGAGAGCTCTCAGATTCGGTATCTGCTCCACGAGGTTCATAACGATCTTTTTCGCCGAGGTATCGTCGCCACATACGATCACATCCCCCTCAACGGGGGCTGAGTATTCCTCAAGCCTCTTAGATGAGACGGTGTGCAGGGCTGCGATCACCCTCATTTCCGGGAGCATCTCCGCCACAATCTCCGCGGCCGAGCCCTTCTCAAGCCTTATGAGCTGAGGCTCTCCATCAAACTTGCAGGGTACTATAGGAGAGACTATGATGGTTCCAGCCTCCAGAGAGCCTCTTATATCCTCTATTGTTGGGCCCAACCCCTCAAAGGGTATGGTTAAGACCACTATCTCAGCCATTTTAACCACCTCTCTATTCAGCCCATAGCCAACCTTAGAATTGGATCCAAGCCCTTTGAGGATCTCGTTGATCTCCACCGCAACCTTCCAGGCCTTCTCAGCACTCCTGGAACCTATCCACACCTCATTACCTGAGAGAGCCCACCTAACAGCGAGGGGGGGACCCTGATTCCCGGTTCCCCCGACTAACGCAATCCTTCTATCCAATAACATCAGCTCTACTATGAACTCTCCAATCGAGATATAAAAATAGGGTAATGAGGTTGTTATCAGGTCTGCCTAGGAGTCCAGTATGAGTTCCATCTCTTCGCTGTCTAGCTCTTCTAGGAGGGGTATTCCTGTCACCTTGTGAGCCCTCTCCGTCAGGGCAGCTATGTCTCTGCGGTCCAACAGGTCAAGCCTGAACTTCCTAGATCCTGCGAGGAGCTGCTTTAACCCTATCCCTATCCTGTCGGTGAAATAGGTGTAGAGGCCTATGGCAGGGTAAGGTATTGACTTAACCTTCTCCTTTCCAAGCCTCGCCTCGAGATCCGGTATCGCCTTGAAGAACTTTTCAGGCGTGCTCCCATATCTGTCCGAGAAGGCCTTCGGCAGCTTACCCTCCTTTGCCATCTCCTCGAAGTAGCTGCTCTTCATCACCGCGGTCAATGGGGCCCTAGCCATTACTATGGCCTTCACGTATGGCCCCTCTCCGAAGTTGCTCATGGCTATGGATTTGTATATCTGGGTCTCGTTCATGAATCCTCCAGCCATGGATATATCCGGGACGAACCTTCCCTTCTTCTTCAATATCTGAGCACATTTCAAAACCTGTGCCTCAAGGTATACCGTCGGGGTGCTCATCTCGTTCATCATTGGTACCGGGCTCATACCTGTTCCACCCCCAGCGCCGTCAAAGGTTATGTAATCCACCTCGGCCTCCGAAGCGACCTTCATCGTCCACGCCACCGTGGACGGCCTGTAGGCCCCCGTCTTGATGGTGACTACTCTAGCCCCACGCTCCCTAAGAGAGACCACATCTTCCACGAAGTCCCTCAGCTTGGGCATACCCACTCTGCTGTGGCGTTCGAATGTCTTAAAGACTCCTGCCTTGAAGGCCTCCTGAACTCCAGGGTCGTCAGGATCGGGGATGACGATGTATCCCCTCTCCTTTAGCTCCTTAGCCCTCTCTAGGGTGTTGAGCCTAACCTCTCCACCTATCGCCTTAGCCCCCTGCCCCCACTTCCTCTCTATCACATTCACCTCCAGCTTGGACATGACATAATCGTCGACTCCGAGCCTAGCGTCTTCGACATTTGTCTGGACCACGACCTCGCCATGCACTCCATCCCAGAACTCCCTGAACTTTTTTACCCTATACTCCATGTCATCAGAGTGGGTGACCTTCCCGCCAGCGAACCTGGCACCCGGATCCATCCCGCACACGTTCTCCCCGATCACAATTGAGGCCCCGGATAGGGCGCATCCCACAGCTAGGCCATCCCAATTTACCTTGGCCACCGCCGTAGACCCGAAGGCCCCGGCGATGATTGGCACCTTAAGGGGTATTCCACCAATCCTTGTAGTTATATCTGCATTCTCGAAGATCGCGAGATCAGGGTCTTGTGGTATCCCCTTGGCGCCGAGGAGCTCTGCCATTATGTTGAAGTCCGACCAGTCCAGCCTATAGTCCTTAAGTGATGCTGCGGTACTTCTACCGAAGTAGTCTGGCATCGGATAGAGGACCTCCCTCCCCCTGAAGGCTGAGAGGCCCACCTCGCAGAGGAAGGGGCAGTCCCTTATGCAGAGGGCGCACATCCCGCTCTGGGGCGAGACATCCCTAACTCTCGTCTGTGTTCCGGTCAGGCACATCCCGTTCTGAAAGGCGGAGTTCCATTGTACTCGTTCACCCATTATCTCACCCAGGGTTCGTGGAGGATTATATCAAAGATTATTTAAGTTTTTCTTATAGGAAATATGAGGTTTTAATTTGGCCCCACAAAATTCTTACTTCATAACAATATTTACCATGTAAATAAGATAAATAGTATAAAGTTGAAGATAATTTATTTGTGAAATATTTCTTTGCTTCCACATTTTTTCTTTTGCTACTTCCTTTAAAACTGGTTCATGGACAAGTGATTTTAAAATGATAGAAAGTTCTGTCTTAGCTTATTCTTTTTTACTTATTTTTAAGCCTTTTGGCTGAAATTTTATCCTCGATGATGTTTTCTCTTTGATGAAACCCGTCGAGATGATGAGGAGTACATGGCAGTTGAAGTTGCCATGGGGAATCCTTCACGGATCTAAAAGGGCTGATAGAAGAGATGATGAAGCATCATGAGAGGAGGAAAGAGGTGAAGTTGGCGTTGCATCTAGGAGAGAATACAGCCTTTGTAGTAGCTGAGAAGATCACATGGAGAAGTGTCCCTTGGAGCCTTATGCATCATTAGGTTAAGAGGATGGCGGCAGAGGAAACTCTTGCACATCTAGCCTATCTTCAAGAATCTGGTGGCTCTGGATTATAGAATTCATGATGGGGTTTCATACTTTTTATCTAAAACGATGATTTTCACCTCTCATATTTGATGATCTCCCTCCTTCTGAATGTTTTAACGTTCTTCTCCTTAAGGCTCCTTTCCGCATAGGAAATCTATGATCCTTGAGGCCTCACCCCTTACCGTTACCAGGATCGGCCCAAGGGGGGCCTCCCTGGGGTGATGGAATGATATACGCTTCATATAGGCCGCCTGCCTATTCAGCCCGAATCTTAGGGTATCGCCCTCTATCCTACTGGTGAGATGGGCTCTTGCCGCATCCCTCACCCTATCTCTCCTGAGAATCTCTCTGAAGTTTTCAAGCGATCCTATCCCTCTCAAATGCCCCCTTAAAACCATCCCATCCTCCTTTTTCTCCCTCTCTATGGCTATATCCCCTAACAGGTTCTTTATGGCCGCTTCCACCTTTAAGGGGTCTTCGGTAGGGTTAACATAGGCCTCTACCTCGATCTCAACATTCAATCCTTTGAAGGGCCTCCCATAATCTATTGATCGCGTTGAAGGGCCCTAATAAGCCTCTTCGCAAATCTCTCGAGGTTCTCTGGGGGGCCCTCGTTCACAATCATATAGTCTGCCATCGCTATAGCCGAACCCAGCCCAAGGGCAAGCTCACGCCTGTCCCTCCTTAAAAAATCCTCCCAGCTCAAGGGGTCATCTTTTCTACCTCTCTTCAAGATCCTTTTGAATCGCGTCTTTGGAGAAGCATGTACTGCCAGAAGGGTGACCTCGAAGTCCTCCTTAAAGGCATCCACCTCCTCTAGGCTTCTGATACCGTCAACAAGTATTCGATCCAGAGCTCGTTCTTTGATCCTTCCAATACATCTCCTAGCAATACCTGCCTCCCCTTCCTCCCTTCTAATCCTCTCAGCTATTAGTCCCAGGTTCTGGGCCGTTGGCTCCAGCCCCCATGTAGATGCTAACTCCCTTACGGCGTCCCCCATATTTATGATCATGTATCCCTGCCTCCCAATGTATTCCGCCAGCGTGGTCTTTCCAGAGCCTGGCATTCCCGTGATGAGAATCACAGATGCTCTATTTCTCCCCATTTAATTCTCTCCAACCCCAACTCCCTGGTCTTCACGTAGACCTCCTTGACCCCCTCCTTCACAGCCTCTTCGGCCAATTTGAGCATGCTCTCCCTGCTAGGGGGGGTTAGCATCTTCAGCTCAGGGCTAAGGATATCACCTAAATTGTCGAACTGCTGGAGCTGGTAAGCCACACACAGCTCCCTGATGCTGGAAGCGATATCTCGTATGAACCAAGGCTCATCTGAGATCTTCGGCACTATAGTGGTTCTAGCCTCAACCTCAACCCCGAAGCCCCTACAGATTTTAAGCGTCTTCTTAACCCCATTAACAGCTGCACCTCCGAGAGCTGGAACTCCTATAACTCTACCGTAGACTTCATCCTCTAGTGGAGCCTTCACGTCGAGGGCCACCCTGTCCAGCAGAGCCCTCTTAAGGAGGCTCTCAACCACCTCTGGGAGGCTTCCATTGGTCTCGATCATGGTCTTTAGACCCAAGCTCCTGACCATCTCCAAGGCCTCCATTAGGCCATCGCGCTGTAGGAGGGGTTCCCCTCCAGAGAAGACGACCGAGTCGAGAAGAGATATGTTGACCTCGATGCGCTTCCGAAGAGCATCCAGGCTCAGATCCTCTCCATAATCTCCTCGTATCAGACTCATGTTCTGGCAGTAGGGACATCTGAAGTTGCATCCTGATAAAAAGACGACGAGTGAGACATTGCCGTACCAGTCCACTGTGGATAAATCTACGATTCCACCCACCCTCAGCCTCCTCATATAGATCACGACCATATCTGAGGAGTTCATTTAAATATTTAGCTTGAAAGAGGTCCCTTTACAATTTAAATGTTCTCGTGGAAGAATTATGTTGAACATTAATTAGTATTCAAATATGTATAAATGAAATTTTAAATTTAACGGCTGAAAAATAACTTTTCAAACTTGTTATTTGGATGTTTAGAATTCAACTCTAAATAAGTTATAGCTATACTTTAAATCCTACCCTGACGATTCATGATCCCTAAGTATAGGCATTGTTAGGCAGTGTATTGAGCCGCTATTTCTGGGCTCTACGAGGCTCGGGATCTCTACCGATATCACCTCTACTCCATTTCTTTCCAGTAATTTAATTCCCTCATCTTTCCCCTCACCGGACGCGCAGATCACCCTTCCGGGCCTGACGGCGACTGCGGCGATATAGAGGCCCTTGGGCCTTTCGATTATGTTTAGGCCGATCCCCTCTTTTAACCACTCGTAAGTGGTGTAGGCCAGTCCATTCCTAGAGACTACGGCGGTTTTAACATCGACCATGCATATGAAGCCGTCTATATGCCCTCCAAATATTGGTTCGGCGCGGACCTCAATATCTGGATCCTCAGCCCAGACCACCTCAGCCACCTGCCTTGCCCCCTCCTCATTCGCCCTCCATGAGAGCCCTATGGCCAGATGTTTCGGCGTTATCCACATAACGCTTCCCCCCTCGATGACTCCTCTTCCATTGACGACCCTAAGCACCGGGCAGCCGATAGAGGCGAGGGTCTTCAAGGTGTACCTCTCCTCTCCCCTCCGAAGCCTGTCGTACATCCTACCTATGATTACCCCTCCGGGCACGGCGAAGGAGGGATCCCTTGTGTATATGGACTTCACGAGCCTTGGGTTGGTCCCCTCCTCAGGCATCCTCTCAATGACCTCGACCCCCTCATCCTCAAACGCCTTTTTTAGGATCTCATAGTCCCTCTGCATCTCTTCAAGGTCTGGCTTGTACTCGTATCGCCACTCCTCATAGGGTTTCTTAACGGCATCCATCTCCAACCCTGGCCTGTGGAGTAGAACCTTCCTAAGCCTTCCCACCTCAGTATCTACGCCCCACCTTTCTCCCCAAGCCCAATCAAGATCCTCCAGGAAGCTTGTCTTTAAGGGAGGATGATATCTGTAGTAGATCTCCATCAGCCTATCTCTGGCCCTCTCTAGATCCTCCAATAAATCCACCCCAAGATCTCTGTGAAGTAGGAATATTTAAGCTGCTTTAACCCTTTGACAGGGTTATTCTCATTACTAGAATTAATCTTCAAACCCCTAGGACATGAGACCTTAGGCTGGTTAAAACCTCATAGAGTTGGATGGAAAGAAAAATAAGCTGTTTATCAATTAAGCCGTGCGGTTGAGAGTTCTTATCCTTGGCTGTGGGAATATAGGCTCTGTAGCCACCGAGGATCTCTCCAGAAAGGGCTCCATCGAGCTTGTTGTAGCCGATAAGTTGGAGGGGAGGGCTAGGTGGCTGAGAGGGTGGGGATGGATAATATTTCAGGTCTAAGATTGATGCCTCCGATGCTTTGGAGCTGAGGAGGGCCTTAAGGGATTTTGAACTGGCCTTGGGCCTCCTCCCTGGACACTTAGGATATGGTCTGGTAAAAGCCTGTGTTGACTCAGGAGTAAAGCTGGTTGATGTCTCCTATATGCCGGAGGATCCCATGACGATGGATGAGAGGGCTTTGGAGGCTGGTGTTACTATAATCCCAGACTGTGGAGTAGCGCCAGGCCTGAGCAATATACTAGTTGGACGATCAGTTCAGAAGTTCGAGGTTCGCTCGATCCATATACTTTATTGGCGGAATCCCAGCAAGGGGCTGAACCTCCCCTTGGATATATTATAACTTGGTCGACGGAGGATCTATTAGATGAGTATACTAGAAAGGCGAGGATAGTTAGGGAGGGAAGTTAACCGAGGTTGAGCCCCTCACGGGCCTCGAGGAAGTAGATTTCCCAGGGTTTGGCATCCTCGAGGCCTTCTATACCGATGGCCTCAGAACCCTATTAATGACCATGAAGGCTGGGGAATGTGGGAGAATACGCTTAGATATCCGGGACATGCTGAGAAGATATGGCTGGTGAGGGACCTTGGATTCCTCGATGACGAAAGCATGTAGATAGAGGGTCTAACCATCCCCATCAAGAGGCTCACGGCTAGAATTCTGGAGCGTAAGTTTTACAGGCCACAAGTCGAAGATATTTTGGCGATGAAGGTTGAGGTCTCCGGCAGAAGCCTAGGGGAGGATAAGAGATGCTCCCACTATCTTTTGGAAAGATATGATAGGGAAAGGGGGACACGGCGATGGCTAGGACGACGGCCTATACGGCAACCTCCGTTGCAAAAACGCTTATCTCCGGAGTCGAGCTGGGAAAGGGAGTTAGACCACCGGAGTTGATCGGCGCAGAGGAGGAGGTCTTCAAGCTCCTATTGAGTAGACTGGAAGAACATGAAATAAAAATCAAGGGTACCGAAGGATAAGAAGAGAATTTCTAATAGTTCGATAGATTCGGGGGCCATTGAATGCCTATAGAAAGGAGACTTCCAATTCAAGGGAGTCAGTCGGAAGAGGGAGCTACTTTCCCCTCACCCCTTAACCATTTATCGTCTACCTTTATAGTCATCCTCCCTACCTAGAATCTTCTGGGGTTAATGGAAGGTTTAGGGGGATGGAATGAGCTCAGAGATGAGATCCTGAGGAGGATAACTCCCAGCCGTGAGGAAGAGGAGTCCCTATGTAGGCTCTGCTCTAGGCTTGAACGGGATATAACTCGACTTCTGGAGGAAGCTGGAATTGAAGGGGTGGCGGAGGTACATGGCTCGGCGGCCCGGGGCACATGGCTAGCGGGTGAGAAGGATATCGATCTATTCCTGATACTGGATCCAAAATATGACCGCACAATATTCCAGAAGGCTCTGGATGTTGTTAAGATGTATTTGGGCTCTGGGTGGGTTGAAGCTTATGCTGAACATCCATACATAAAGTCAGTTATAGATGGCTTCGATGTCGAGTTCGTCCCATGCTATAAGGTTGAACCCGGAAAAAGGTTATATTCAGCCACCGATAGAACCCCCCTGCACACAAGATTTGTTAATGAGAATCTAAGCCCAGAAAGGCGAGGTGATGTTAGGCTCCTCAAGCAGTTCATGAAGGGGATAGGGGTATACGGTGCTGAGGTGAAGGTGGGAGGGTTCTCAGGTTATCTCTGCGAGCTACTCATCATCTGCCTGGGATCCTTCGAGGAGGTTCTACTCCGAGCCTCAAACTGGAAAAGAGGAGAGAGTATAGATATCACAGGTAAGTGGAGGGAGGATGATCTGAGAAGGGTATTCAAGAACCCCATAATCGTAGTGGACCCCGTAGACCCGAGCAGAAATGTTGCCTCAGCAGTCTCCGATACAAGCGCATGGACCTTCGTCGCCGCGGCCAGATCCTTCTTAGAGAAACCGAGGGAGATCTTCTTCTTTCACGAGGAGGAGACGAACCCAGCCTCTCTCCTAGAAGATCTTAGATGCAGAGATCCCCCCATTCTATGCATCCTAATACCCGACGAATCTCCCCCTGTTCCAGATATCCTCTGGGGACAGCTATATAAGGCTGAGAAGGCCCTATCCGGGCTCCTTGAAAGGAGGGGATTTAAGATTCTTAGGTCCTCGCCCTGGAGCGATGAGGTCTCTAGGCATATAATGGTCTTTGAGGTGGAGAGCGTTGAGATCCCGAGCACCATGAAGTTCATGGGACCTCCAGTAGAGATGGTTGAGGACAGTGAACGCTTTCTAAGGGCGCACCTCAAGGCGGACTCTACTATCACAGGGCCATGGATCGAAGATGCGAGATGGTGGGTTGGAATGAAGAGAAAGTATAAAGATGCTCGCAAGCTCCTCAACGAGGCATTAAGTAGGGATGGAAGGGGGATAGGGATACCACGAATCCTAAATGAGAGGATTAAGAAGGGCTTCAAGATCCTATTGAACGATGAGATTAAAGATCTGTTAGAGGGAGATTTTATCAGGTTTATGGTGGACTTCATAAGGGGAAGGCCAGTCTGGCTTGAGTGAGATCATCCCTTTAGAAGAGCTTCCTGAAAGAGGCCCGGCTATCCTCTTCTCCTACCCTAAACTGGATCCCGAAGAGATTCTGAAAAGGGTTGAGGAGGCTAGGGAACTCGGAATAGAGGCCATCGAGCTTAGGGGGAGACATCTCATCGATGGTCTACCTGTCCTTGGGAAGGGACATACCGGAGTCGTCCTAGCCGTAAAGACCAGAAATGGAGCGGCAGCCCTAAAGATCCGGAGGTTAGATGCGGACAGGGCCTCTTTCAGGAGGGAAGCCGAGATGCTCAGAATGGCCAACGAGGCCTCTGTTGGGCCGAGGCTTCTCGGAGCCTCAGACAACCTCATCCTCATGGAGTTCATTGAAGGTCAATACCTAGCGGAATGGCTATCAAAACCCGGCTTAGATGCCGGATGTGTTAAGAGAACCCTTGGAAGGCTAATAGGGATGGCTAGGAGACTCGACCTGAAGGGTATCGACCACGGTGAGTTGAGCAGGGCCCACCGCCACATTCTCATAGCTGGTGAGGAGCCTGTGATCCTTGACTTCGAGTCCTCAAGCACTCTTAGGAGGCCCTCCAACATCACCTCCCTCATACAATATCTCTTCATCAACGAAAGGAACAGACACCTACTGAAAGGATGGTTAAAAATACCTGAGAGGGCAATCCTCCTAAAGGCATTGAAGAACTACAAGAGAACTTTAGGCGAAGAAGATTACGACATTCTTCTAAGCCTTATTAATTTAAAATAAAGAAAAAATTGAAACTTGAATACGAACCACTCAAAAATAAAAAGAATTTTCTTCTTATTAGAGGGATCTCATGATCGCCATCAAAATTATATGGTTATAAATAGTTAAATCTTTTCTCTAAGCAATATATCTGGTAGGAGAGGCTTAGCGTTCTCTCCAAGGATCTTCTCTAGACCCTTTAAGGGGATCTCCAGCTCAGGGCTCGCCGCATATCTATTGATCGACATGAGCATATCGAGATATTCCACCTGTCTTATTCCTGGATAGTCCGTGCCGAAGAGGATATGATCCAGAACTCCAAGATTTAAGGCCTTGAGAAGATCCTGCCAGAGGAAGTACTGGTAGCTTGGATGCCTAATATCTCCATAAACCCAGCTTATATCCATCCAGAGGTTCCTATGCTTCCTAGCTAGGTATAGGGTCTCCTCAACCCTCGGATAGCCTAGATGGGCTAGAATAATCTTCAGTTCGGGGAAGCAGGCGGCCACAACATCGATCTGTTCAGGATCCGTGTATCTAAGCAGCGCATAACCTTCAGGCATGCCAGCCTGATGGAACATAACAGGCATACCAAGATCGGAGGCAACCTCATAAACCCTGAAGGCTCTAGGATCATCGGCCCTATATCCATCTAGGGTTGGGTATAGCTTAAGGCCGTGGAGCCTTAGCTCTTCTCTCTGCCTTTTCACCTCCTCGAAGGCATCAGGCCTAGTCGGGTTCACATAACCGAAACCCACGAGCCGCCCTGGAGTCGAGGATACATAATTGGAGACCGCCTCAGGTGGCGTCCTCTGATCCGAAAGGACGACAGCGATATCGAAGCCTGCAGCATCCAAGTCTGAGATGAACTCTTCCCTAGAGACCATAACAATCCTAGGATGCCTCGGATCGGTGTATTCAAGCATAGAGAGGTGGCAGTGAATATCAACTCTCAGCCTTTTCTCCCTCCTTTGAGCTTCCATAGAACCCTGAGTCCCAAATAAAATCACCTATTAATATCTCCTTCAAAATTTTTGCCCCTCTTCAAAAGGTGGGTGGGATGTAAAGTTCACCTTTCAGATCAAATATCTTAAAAGAAGAAACCATCTCAAAACAATAAACCATTAAACTATAAAAGTTTATCTCCTCAAGTAAGACTATCTCCCAGAGGTTCATTAAAGATGTGAGGCTAGGCAAATCTCAATGAATAATTGATTAAAAGAGAGAATGGTAAGGCAAAGAGGCATCTCCCAAAAAACCTAGAATTCAAAAGGAAAGCCTCATATTTATGAATCCCCTTTATACGCCAATAGGGGCCGTGGTCCAGCTTGGTCTAAGATTCGCGCCTGGGGAGCGCTCAAAGGCGGGAGCGCACAGTTCGTGCGAGGTCGTGGGTTCAAATCCCACCGGCCCCACCATAGGATACACTACCCCTACAGGCCAACTGCGCCTCGAAGATTGATAACTGCCGAGTTTAGGGATGTAATGCGAGTGATGAGTGGGCAACTTTGGAAACGACTAGTCTGGCCTT
This region of Candidatus Bathyarchaeota archaeon genomic DNA includes:
- the npdG gene encoding NADPH-dependent F420 reductase, encoding MDRRIALVGGTGNQGPPLAVRWALSGNEVWIGSRSAEKAWKVAVEINEILKGLGSNSKVGYGLNREVVKMAEIVVLTIPFEGLGPTIEDIRGSLEAGTIIVSPIVPCKFDGEPQLIRLEKGSAAEIVAEMLPEMRVIAALHTVSSKRLEEYSAPVEGDVIVCGDDTSAKKIVMNLVEQIPNLRALDGGGLENAHIVEEITVLLIKIGRMIKKRDLGIKIE
- a CDS encoding FMN-binding glutamate synthase family protein, coding for MGERVQWNSAFQNGMCLTGTQTRVRDVSPQSGMCALCIRDCPFLCEVGLSAFRGREVLYPMPDYFGRSTAASLKDYRLDWSDFNIMAELLGAKGIPQDPDLAIFENADITTRIGGIPLKVPIIAGAFGSTAVAKVNWDGLAVGCALSGASIVIGENVCGMDPGARFAGGKVTHSDDMEYRVKKFREFWDGVHGEVVVQTNVEDARLGVDDYVMSKLEVNVIERKWGQGAKAIGGEVRLNTLERAKELKERGYIVIPDPDDPGVQEAFKAGVFKTFERHSRVGMPKLRDFVEDVVSLRERGARVVTIKTGAYRPSTVAWTMKVASEAEVDYITFDGAGGGTGMSPVPMMNEMSTPTVYLEAQVLKCAQILKKKGRFVPDISMAGGFMNETQIYKSIAMSNFGEGPYVKAIVMARAPLTAVMKSSYFEEMAKEGKLPKAFSDRYGSTPEKFFKAIPDLEARLGKEKVKSIPYPAIGLYTYFTDRIGIGLKQLLAGSRKFRLDLLDRRDIAALTERAHKVTGIPLLEELDSEEMELILDS
- the fliE gene encoding flagellar hook-basal body complex protein FliE, translating into MGRNRASVILITGMPGSGKTTLAEYIGRQGYMIINMGDAVRELASTWGLEPTAQNLGLIAERIRREEGEAGIARRCIGRIKERALDRILVDGIRSLEEVDAFKEDFEVTLLAVHASPKTRFKRILKRGRKDDPLSWEDFLRRDRRELALGLGSAIAMADYMIVNEGPPENLERFAKRLIRALQRDQ
- a CDS encoding anaerobic ribonucleoside-triphosphate reductase activating protein translates to MVVIYMRRLRVGGIVDLSTVDWYGNVSLVVFLSGCNFRCPYCQNMSLIRGDYGEDLSLDALRKRIEVNISLLDSVVFSGGEPLLQRDGLMEALEMVRSLGLKTMIETNGSLPEVVESLLKRALLDRVALDVKAPLEDEVYGRVIGVPALGGAAVNGVKKTLKICRGFGVEVEARTTIVPKISDEPWFIRDIASSIRELCVAYQLQQFDNLGDILSPELKMLTPPSRESMLKLAEEAVKEGVKEVYVKTRELGLERIKWGEIEHL
- a CDS encoding saccharopine dehydrogenase NADP-binding domain-containing protein, which translates into the protein MRVLILGCGNIGSVATEDLSRKGSIELVVADKLEGRARWLRGWGWIIFQV
- a CDS encoding saccharopine dehydrogenase NADP-binding domain-containing protein gives rise to the protein MELRRALRDFELALGLLPGHLGYGLVKACVDSGVKLVDVSYMPEDPMTMDERALEAGVTIIPDCGVAPGLSNILVGRSVQKFEVRSIHILYWRNPSKGLNLPLDIL
- the cca gene encoding CCA tRNA nucleotidyltransferase, encoding MEGLGGWNELRDEILRRITPSREEEESLCRLCSRLERDITRLLEEAGIEGVAEVHGSAARGTWLAGEKDIDLFLILDPKYDRTIFQKALDVVKMYLGSGWVEAYAEHPYIKSVIDGFDVEFVPCYKVEPGKRLYSATDRTPLHTRFVNENLSPERRGDVRLLKQFMKGIGVYGAEVKVGGFSGYLCELLIICLGSFEEVLLRASNWKRGESIDITGKWREDDLRRVFKNPIIVVDPVDPSRNVASAVSDTSAWTFVAAARSFLEKPREIFFFHEEETNPASLLEDLRCRDPPILCILIPDESPPVPDILWGQLYKAEKALSGLLERRGFKILRSSPWSDEVSRHIMVFEVESVEIPSTMKFMGPPVEMVEDSERFLRAHLKADSTITGPWIEDARWWVGMKRKYKDARKLLNEALSRDGRGIGIPRILNERIKKGFKILLNDEIKDLLEGDFIRFMVDFIRGRPVWLE
- a CDS encoding amidohydrolase, which gives rise to MEAQRREKRLRVDIHCHLSMLEYTDPRHPRIVMVSREEFISDLDAAGFDIAVVLSDQRTPPEAVSNYVSSTPGRLVGFGYVNPTRPDAFEEVKRQREELRLHGLKLYPTLDGYRADDPRAFRVYEVASDLGMPVMFHQAGMPEGYALLRYTDPEQIDVVAACFPELKIILAHLGYPRVEETLYLARKHRNLWMDISWVYGDIRHPSYQYFLWQDLLKALNLGVLDHILFGTDYPGIRQVEYLDMLMSINRYAASPELEIPLKGLEKILGENAKPLLPDILLREKI